Proteins co-encoded in one Ruegeria pomeroyi DSS-3 genomic window:
- a CDS encoding RrF2 family transcriptional regulator, translating into MRITKRTNIAVRLLMFCAAHPGRLVTKSEIAEVCNVSENHLAQVINQLSQLGFLTTQRGRNGGMCLGMAADAIRIGEVFRHVEGNLPMVECFADADNSCPLTDACRLRLALRDAAQAFYASLDEITLDALVCDNTDLLKILNPVVCAR; encoded by the coding sequence ATGCGCATTACCAAGCGCACAAATATTGCGGTTCGGCTGCTGATGTTCTGCGCCGCCCATCCCGGCCGGCTGGTGACCAAGTCCGAGATCGCCGAGGTTTGCAACGTCTCGGAAAACCATCTGGCGCAGGTGATCAACCAGCTCAGTCAGCTGGGTTTTCTGACCACGCAGCGGGGCCGTAACGGCGGCATGTGTCTGGGTATGGCGGCGGATGCGATCCGGATTGGCGAAGTTTTCCGCCATGTCGAGGGCAATCTGCCGATGGTGGAATGTTTCGCGGATGCCGATAACAGCTGCCCCCTGACCGACGCCTGCCGCCTGCGGCTTGCGCTGCGGGATGCGGCACAGGCCTTTTACGCCTCGCTGGACGAGATCACTCTGGATGCGCTGGTCTGTGATAACACGGATCTGCTCAAGATCCTCAATCCGGTGGTCTGCGCGCGCTGA
- a CDS encoding gamma-glutamylcyclotransferase family protein: MADPYFFGYGSLVNLATHDFPDPRPARLFGWRRLWRHTDLRQVAFLTAIPDPECSIDGMIAHVPDDDWEALDAREWAYDRVAVSAHVRHDLKRPAEVAVYAVAPEKQSPPSTRHPILLSYIDVVVQGYLHAFGLEGVRDFFATTSGWDAPILNDRKEPRYPRHQQLKAAETDLVDRSLNDIGADIITAG; encoded by the coding sequence ATGGCAGACCCCTATTTCTTTGGCTACGGCAGCCTGGTGAACCTGGCAACGCATGACTTTCCCGATCCGCGCCCTGCCCGCCTGTTTGGCTGGCGCCGGTTGTGGCGCCATACCGATCTCAGGCAGGTGGCGTTCCTGACCGCCATTCCTGACCCCGAGTGCAGCATCGACGGCATGATCGCCCATGTGCCCGATGACGATTGGGAGGCGCTGGATGCACGCGAATGGGCCTATGACCGCGTCGCGGTGTCCGCACATGTCCGCCACGACCTGAAACGCCCTGCCGAGGTCGCAGTCTATGCCGTTGCCCCGGAAAAGCAGAGCCCGCCCAGCACCCGGCACCCGATTCTGCTCAGCTATATCGACGTGGTGGTGCAGGGCTATCTGCATGCCTTCGGCCTCGAGGGCGTGCGCGATTTCTTCGCCACCACCAGCGGCTGGGATGCACCGATCCTGAACGACCGAAAAGAGCCCCGCTACCCGCGCCACCAGCAATTGAAAGCGGCAGAGACCGATCTGGTCGACCGGTCCCTGAATGATATCGGCGCCGATATCATCACGGCTGGCTGA